A DNA window from Deltaproteobacteria bacterium contains the following coding sequences:
- a CDS encoding epoxyqueuosine reductase gives MKERIRRFAEELEIDDVGFAAASDYRSPLSPPLETVFPGARSIVVLAYKELDSCDSPDLHIAMNGRMDLMEFSRSCNYKVARRLERRFGARTMTVPVSYPMAQSEETKGAVGQVSLRHAAVAAGLGAFGSNNLVVHPRFGCRVVFTALLTDLEIASDPPVAENPCTACGLCTRGCPGKALDEAGRTDVMKCVKTNMPYGLNGAVRFWGRYGEASAAERKAMVRDPHFWRLYQAGHIGPQYFCFACMNVCPVGREAIA, from the coding sequence ATGAAGGAACGGATTCGCCGGTTCGCGGAAGAGCTGGAGATCGACGATGTGGGATTCGCCGCCGCATCGGACTACCGGAGCCCCCTGTCTCCCCCCCTGGAGACGGTTTTCCCCGGTGCGAGGTCGATCGTCGTGCTCGCCTACAAGGAGCTCGACAGCTGCGACAGCCCGGATCTCCACATCGCGATGAACGGACGGATGGACCTGATGGAATTCTCGCGGTCGTGCAACTACAAGGTGGCCCGCCGCCTGGAGAGGCGGTTCGGGGCCCGCACCATGACCGTCCCCGTCTCGTACCCCATGGCGCAGAGCGAGGAGACGAAGGGGGCGGTCGGACAGGTATCGCTGCGCCACGCCGCGGTCGCGGCCGGCCTGGGGGCGTTCGGGAGCAACAACCTCGTCGTTCACCCCCGTTTCGGTTGTCGCGTCGTCTTCACGGCGCTCCTCACCGATCTGGAGATCGCATCGGATCCTCCCGTCGCGGAGAATCCGTGCACGGCGTGCGGGCTGTGCACGCGAGGGTGCCCGGGGAAGGCGCTGGACGAAGCGGGCCGGACCGACGTGATGAAGTGCGTCAAGACCAACATGCCGTACGGGTTGAACGGCGCGGTCCGGTTCTGGGGCAGGTACGGCGAGGCATCCGCCGCGGAGCGGAAAGCGATGGTGCGGGACCCGCACTTCTGGAGGCTGTACCAGGCCGGCCACATCGGTCCGCAATATTTCTGCTTTGCCTGCATGAACGTGTGCCCCGTGGGGCGCGAAGCGATCGCCTGA